In Ostrea edulis chromosome 6, xbOstEdul1.1, whole genome shotgun sequence, a single window of DNA contains:
- the LOC125683740 gene encoding uncharacterized protein LOC125683740 isoform X3, which yields MRMALLFITLGILLLIQGINAKYYCEESWLTNPSNGFCYKLFPDLQPWKQARNSCTKHGGFLVSVTDTNEQQFIAKDVLQNNETSSAWIGGHSLYSDDWVWDDYQREFNFTQWAAGEPVSTSRCIAMLGASGFNWSGQSCADRNVFICEKPAQVLYCDGKANIIHLEGNKLTSVSFPPFYDPLRPFQFPSYEKNLNCVWRIIPPMGYKIVMEFDLFCNDDLKALSGYSSLDDITCQVHSGNVEVDSTLMLSFTTNSFTKPRSEQGFQLRLFATNGKESSCDPAGIPLVASSEKQIVISPGFPYPRSSSCVWTIMSPVKASNIYVQFKYRYISEGAELQIQDDVFTRSSMLEESRVLIYPAEKIVVNYTSNVTYPGHHGFSLDYYTDKESVDICTQNLVPKVLSEYGIPNPKEQFLIFSVKATKDIEVDLHTATGEDYLITSNQEHSGYSYCLRKTSTSSCVETYNDTISHYGFQDLWVTWTDILKVGRGRILGEHVVMEYRLHIPLNVNSSSIQTKNGTGVWKFYGFLTDFVEVCHTSETPLKSLWDYHLPVQGQNHLTFSVMICERALITFQTRVGNSYRIWLDALQKGSSTFISCITNYTSDSGVYPCITSAYSHRVLNCSEFREFWISWGRSAGLQIGKGKSIGTDTMISSVSENFTPVKESAFKFGSSKADTRYITSVWRFSKAPPNPENITIIRSGVVPSLQEVEGAELTMSVDINLRFGFEVKWLRNGTHVTQSPGRFLVHQTFIDVMRCSLTIVELKLRDEANWTVVISNQHSKATLSFDIKVKPGIQIKISPHYQIAVQKGTALELVCNITNLGDLQGFPVDISSLVWFKDGIKIPEGQRQEKERITMITDQSFRLLRIYPTEESDKGTYSCTHDKYKVPGVINTTVDIYNTGQIICESEKDVYGILWPTAIPGNLIQSDCPDAGQGNASRLCDDYGTWKKTSVSYCTDTDFSNALNEVQVLENDGISDKKYIEQTFESSLRKTENLTASKTVISSGNLLSSMDIIKTVLKVATQSNASVPERNVYGIVDNVASSDNKDSWKLVEEETYSGPSSVLDIMDRTNSLLIKDARANEYRGQNIVVNISEVSLHESGIKFLENDSFMVLPEQQQQQATKFSAVLYKTMSQFLPTTSNTSGERVINSVVMSLTLEKSLHDLSPPLELVFQHNKGIRVEGEAECVFWDYTLFNDGGWSTEGCSINSTQDGTSVCLCNHTTNFAILMRPYTPTKEDSALVIISIVGCVISMLFGLLTICVYVIVWKSIKSDQNVLIICLCVSLFLAYLLLLAGVDNSQNEAACVVVTALLHYLLLLTFFMMLGVGTIFFMNVTVLFYAMHITNKFNSRSRLKWILGFATCIPLVIVFITLGSCWNTKYHADTFCWLSVSSGAIYAFIAPVLVIFVLNICIIVSLVRVMFLTTKMKNAEIKEKARYALRSVCTLVPVLGVTWVFGIFAINEDAVVFQYIFTIFNSIQGLLIFITHVLLNAKIRKALIAKYPCLKRKRNKGAYKEKDQARVPSTTSENFSSTTQSMALVPSSYTEYRDPEKVSESDVQMETEEMNFTTADGKKVIEKHLFVTKMETRIEGGKFIAETEDTKHFQTDQETVAFKSVSSSNAFNERTRKEEVRWGGGGIIGGKLPFQSEGKKYEEMRLTKEVRVRHTNIETSRVVSSNTSQFSMNISKENNLLQNKIHFSQLTKDDEEFDA from the exons ATGAGGATGGCCCTCCTGTTTATAACTTTGGGGATTTTGCTCCTGATTCAAG GTATTAATGCGAAGTATTATTGCGAAGAAAGCTGGCTGACGAATCCATCAAACGGATTCTGCTACAAGTTGTTTCCAGACCTCCAACCCTGGAAGCAGGCGAGAAATAGCTGTACAAAACACGGAGGTTTTCTTGTGTCAGTAACAGACACAAACGAACAGCAGTTCATCGCCAAAG ATGTTTTACAGAATAATGAGACATCGTCTGCTTGGATTGGTGGCCATTCCCTGTATTCAGACGATTGGGTGTGGGATGATTATCAGAGAGAGTTCAACTTCACACAATGGGCAGCTG GTGAACCAGTCTCTACCTCCCGTTGTATCGCAATGCTTGGAGCGTCCGGATTCAATTGGTCGGGCCAGTCGTGTGCAGATCGCAATGTCTTTATTTGTGAAAAACCAG cTCAAGTGCTTTACTGTGACGGCAAAGCAAACATCATACATCTAGAGGGAAATAAACTCACCAGCGTCAGCTTCCCTCCATTTTACGATCCTCTGAGGCCATTCCAGTTTCCTTCCTACGAAAA AAATTTAAACTGTGTTTGGAGAATAATCCCACCAATGGGATACAAAATCGTGATGGAATTCGATTTGTTCTGCAATGATGATTTGAAAGCACTTAGTG GATATTCGTCGTTGGATGACATCACATGCCAAGTGCATTCTGGAAATGTAGAGGTCGATTCAACCTTAATGTTATCTTTCACAACAAATTCCTTCACTAAACCAAGAAGTGAACAGGGATTTCAGTTGAGACTGTTTGCAACAAATGGAAAAG AAAGTTCCTGCGATCCGGCTGGTATCCCCTTGGTGGCCTCGTCAGAAAAACAAATTGTAATATCTCCAGGATTCCCGTATCCACG ATCTTCATCATGTGTGTGGACTATAATGTCCCCGGTAAAGGCATCCAATATATATGTTCAGTTCAAATATCGTTACATCAGCGAAGGAGCAGAACTTCAAATCCAAGACGACG TGTTTACGAGATCCTCAATGTTGGAGGAGAGCAGGGTTTTGATTTACCCGGCAGAAAAGATCGTTGTTAACTACACCAGCAATGTCACGTACCCTGGTCATCACGGATTCTCACTGGACTACTATACGG ATAAAGAAAGCGTGGATATATGTACCCAAAACCTGGTTCCAAAGGTCTTATCTGAATATGGAATCCCAAATCCCAAGGAACAGTTTTTGATTTTCTCCGTAAAAGCGACAAAAGATATAGAAGTAGATCTGCACACAGCAACTGGAGAAGACTATCTTATTACGTCTAATCAGGAGCATTCTGGGTATTCTTACTGTTTACGTAAAACATCGACATCATCCTGTGTTGAAACATACAACGATACAATATCACATTACGGGTTTCAAGATTTATGGGTGACATGGACTGACATACTGAAGGTTGGACGCGGAAGAATACTAGGAGAGCACGTCGTTATGGAATACCGTTTACACATTCCACTAAATGTTAATTCATCATCGATTCAGACCAAGAACGGTACCGGGGTTTGGAAATTCTACGGATTCCTGACCG attttgtGGAAGTCTGTCATACGTCGGAGACCCCTTTGAAGTCTCTCTGGGACTATCATCTACCAGTACAAGGCCAGAACCATCTAACTTTCTCTGTCATGATTTGTGAAAGAGCTCTAATAACTTTCCAAACTCGGGTTGGAAACTCTTATCGGATTTGGCTGGACGCACTTCAGAAAGGCAGTAGTACGTTCATCTCCTGCATCACGAATTACACAAGCGATAGTGGTGTATACCCCTGTATCACTAGTGCATATTCACATCGTGTTTTAAATTGTTCGGAGTTTCGTGAATTTTGGATTTCTTGGGGAAGAAGTGCAGGCCTACAAATTGGAAAGGGTAAAAGCATAGGAACGGATACCATGATTAGCAGTGTCTCTGAAAATTTTACTCCAGTGAAAGAAAGTGCATTCAAGTTTGGTAGCAGCAAAGCTGACACCAGATACATTACATCAGTGTGGCGATTCAGTAAAGCACCGCCTAATCCAG AAAACATCACCATAATTAGGAGCGGAGTCGTACCCTCCCTACAGGAAGTAGAGGGAGCAGAACTTACCATGTCTGTAGATATCAATCTCAGATTTGGGTTTGAAGTGAAGTGGCTCAGAAACGGAACACACGTCACACAGTCTCCTGGACGATTCTTGGTTCATCAAACGTTTATAGACGTGATGAGATGTTCACTCACAATTGTAGAGCTCAAACTACGAGATGAAG CAAATTGGACTGTCGTTATCTCAAACCAACATTCGAAAGCGACCTTGAGTTTTGATATCAAAG TAAAACCAGGAATCCAAATAAAGATCTCGCCACACTACCAAATTGCTGTTCAGAAGGGAACTGCACTAGAACTTGTTTGTAACATAACCAACTTAGGTGATTTACAAGGATTTCCGGTAGATATTTCTTCATTGGTGTGGTTCAAGGATGGCATTAAAATACCAGAAGGTCAGCGTCAAG AAAAAGAAAGGATAACTATGATTACTGACCAATCCTTCCGTCTTCTCCGTATTTATCCGACCGAGGAAAGCGACAAGGGTACCTACTCCTGTACCCACGACAAGTACAAGGTACCCGGAGTGATCAACACAACAGTGGATATATATAACACAG GCCAAATCATTTGCGAGTCAGAAAAAGATGTCTATGGAATTTTATGGCCAACTGCAATTCCAGGAAATCTGATCCAATCGGATTGCCCGGATGCTGGACAGG GAAATGCCAGTAGATTGTGTGATGATTACGGTACATGGAAGAAAACAAGTGTATCGTATTGTACAGACACAGACTTTTCAAATGCTTTGAATGAG GTTCAGGTCCTAGAAAATGACGGTATATCTGATAAAAAGTATATAGAACAAACCTTTGAGAGTTCCTTGCGAAAAACTGAAAATTTAACTGCCTCCAAGACTGTCATTTCATCAGGAAATTTATTGTCTTCCATGGATATAATCAAAACGGTCCTCAAAGTAGCCACACAAAGCAACGCTTCTGTTCCAGAAAGG AACGTCTATGGCATCGTGGACAATGTTGCGTCGTCCGACAACAAAGATTCTTGGAAGCTTGTTGAAGAAGAG ACGTACAGTGGCCCCTCGTCGGTGTTGGACATCATGGATCGCACAAATTCCCTGCTGATAAAAGACGCAAGAGCAAATGAATACAGAGGACAAAATATTG TTGTCAACATAAGCGAAGTGTCACTTCACGAATCCGGAATAAAGTTTCTGGAGAATGACTCCTTCATGGTGCTTCCAGAGcagcaacaacaacagg CGACAAAATTTTCTGCTGTTCTATACAAGACGATGTCTCAGTTTTTACCAACTACTTCCAACACGTCTGG aGAACGGGTTATCAACTCCGTGGTCATGTCACTAACACTGGAAAAATCTTTGCATGACCTTTCACCGCCACTAGAGTTAGTATTTCAGCACAACAAAGGG ATTAGAGTGGAGGGAGAGGCGGAGTGTGTATTTTGGGACTACACCTTGTT CAATGACGGAGGGTGGTCTACGGAAGGGTGTTCTATAAATTCCACACAAGATGGCACTAGTGTGTGTTTGTGCAACCACACCACCAACTTTGCCATTTTGATGAGACCTTATACACCG aCAAAAGAAGATTCTGCCCTTGTCATCATCTCCATCGTCGGCTGTGTTATATCCATGCTCTTTGGTCTTCTGACAATATGTGTCTACGTCATTGTGTGGAA gTCCATCAAAAGTGACCAGAATGTTTTGATCATCTGCCTGTGTGTTTCTCTTTTTCTTGCCTACCTCTTACTGCTTGCTGGAGTCGACAATTCTCAAAATGAG GCTGCATGCGTTGTAGTCACAGCTTTATTGCATTACCTCCTCTTGCTAACCTTCTTTATGATGTTAGGAGTGGGAACAATCTTTTTCATGAATGTCACGGTGTTATTCTATGCAATGCACATCACCAACAAATTCAACTCACGGTCAAGACTAAAGTGGATTCTGGGATTCGCAACAT GTATTCCGCTGGTCATCGTGTTCATTACGTTGGGAAGctgttggaatacaaaataCCATGCAGACACATT TTGCTGGCTGTCAGTCTCATCGGGTGCAATATACGCTTTCATCGCACCTGTTCTCGTCATTTTTGTG CTAAACATTTGTATCATTGTCTCATTGGTACGTGTCATGTTTCTGACAACCAAAATGAAGAATgctgaaattaaagaaaaagcTAG ATATGCCTTACGCAGTGTTTGTACACTCGTTCCTGTTCTTGGGGTCACGTGGGTATTTGGAATTTTTGCCATCAATGAGGATGCTGTAGTGTTCCAGTATATATTCactatctttaattcaatacaG GGTCTCCTGATATTCATCACACATGTGCTGCTGAACGCAAAG ATTAGAAAAGCATTGATAGCAAAATATCCTTGCTTGAAACGAAAACGAAATAAAGGTGCTTACAAAGAGAAGGATCAGGCGAGGGTACCATCTACAACGTCTGAGAACTTCTCCAGTACGACGCAGTCAATGGCATTAGTTCCGTCCAGTTATACAGAATAT AGAGACCCTGAGAAGGTGTCGGAAAGTGATGTACAGATGGAAACCGAAGAGATGAATTTCACCACAGCTGATGGAAAGAAAGTTATCGAGAAGCATCTTTTCGTCACCAAAATGGAAACGCGG attGAGGGCGGTAAATTCATAGCCGAAACAGAGGACACAAAACACTTCCAGACCGACCAAGAAACTGTAGCTTTTAAGTCGGTATCTTCGAGTAATGCTTTTAACGAGAGGACAAGAAAAGAGGAGGTTCGATGG GGCGGCGGAGGTATAATTGGAGGAAAATTACCATTCCAGTCCGAAGGAAAAAAGTACGAGGAAATGCGCTTGACGAAGGAGGTCAGAGTGAGACACACAAATATAGAAACCAGCCGAGTTGTCTCTTCGAACACCTCTCAGTTTTCAATG aatatatcaaaagaaaataacTTGTTGCAGAATAAGATACATTTTTCTCAACTTACAAAGGACGATGAAG AATTTGATGCTTAA
- the LOC125683740 gene encoding uncharacterized protein LOC125683740 isoform X6: MRMALLFITLGILLLIQGINAKYYCEESWLTNPSNGFCYKLFPDLQPWKQARNSCTKHGGFLVSVTDTNEQQFIAKDVLQNNETSSAWIGGHSLYSDDWVWDDYQREFNFTQWAAGEPVSTSRCIAMLGASGFNWSGQSCADRNVFICEKPAQVLYCDGKANIIHLEGNKLTSVSFPPFYDPLRPFQFPSYEKNLNCVWRIIPPMGYKIVMEFDLFCNDDLKALSGYSSLDDITCQVHSGNVEVDSTLMLSFTTNSFTKPRSEQGFQLRLFATNGKESSCDPAGIPLVASSEKQIVISPGFPYPRSSSCVWTIMSPVKASNIYVQFKYRYISEGAELQIQDDVFTRSSMLEESRVLIYPAEKIVVNYTSNVTYPGHHGFSLDYYTDKESVDICTQNLVPKVLSEYGIPNPKEQFLIFSVKATKDIEVDLHTATGEDYLITSNQEHSGYSYCLRKTSTSSCVETYNDTISHYGFQDLWVTWTDILKVGRGRILGEHVVMEYRLHIPLNVNSSSIQTKNGTGVWKFYGFLTDFVEVCHTSETPLKSLWDYHLPVQGQNHLTFSVMICERALITFQTRVGNSYRIWLDALQKGSSTFISCITNYTSDSGVYPCITSAYSHRVLNCSEFREFWISWGRSAGLQIGKGKSIGTDTMISSVSENFTPVKESAFKFGSSKADTRYITSVWRFSKAPPNPENITIIRSGVVPSLQEVEGAELTMSVDINLRFGFEVKWLRNGTHVTQSPGRFLVHQTFIDVMRCSLTIVELKLRDEANWTVVISNQHSKATLSFDIKVKPGIQIKISPHYQIAVQKGTALELVCNITNLGDLQGFPVDISSLVWFKDGIKIPEGQRQEKERITMITDQSFRLLRIYPTEESDKGTYSCTHDKYKVPGVINTTVDIYNTGQIICESEKDVYGILWPTAIPGNLIQSDCPDAGQGNASRLCDDYGTWKKTSVSYCTDTDFSNALNEVQVLENDGISDKKYIEQTFESSLRKTENLTASKTVISSGNLLSSMDIIKTVLKVATQSNASVPERNVYGIVDNVASSDNKDSWKLVEEETYSGPSSVLDIMDRTNSLLIKDARANEYRGQNIVVNISEVSLHESGIKFLENDSFMVLPEQQQQQATKFSAVLYKTMSQFLPTTSNTSGERVINSVVMSLTLEKSLHDLSPPLELVFQHNKGEYNLESWANTDPWVYQRWDQVPRRSKHPLSTGHIRREPFILISNDGGWSTEGCSINSTQDGTSVCLCNHTTNFAILMRPYTPTKEDSALVIISIVGCVISMLFGLLTICVYVIVWKSIKSDQNVLIICLCVSLFLAYLLLLAGVDNSQNEAACVVVTALLHYLLLLTFFMMLGVGTIFFMNVTVLFYAMHITNKFNSRSRLKWILGFATCIPLVIVFITLGSCWNTKYHADTFCWLSVSSGAIYAFIAPVLVIFVLNICIIVSLVRVMFLTTKMKNAEIKEKARYALRSVCTLVPVLGVTWVFGIFAINEDAVVFQYIFTIFNSIQGLLIFITHVLLNAKIRKALIAKYPCLKRKRNKGAYKEKDQARVPSTTSENFSSTTQSMALVPSSYTEYRDELVKVKEQMKIKNNLPSRKIMNRKDG; the protein is encoded by the exons ATGAGGATGGCCCTCCTGTTTATAACTTTGGGGATTTTGCTCCTGATTCAAG GTATTAATGCGAAGTATTATTGCGAAGAAAGCTGGCTGACGAATCCATCAAACGGATTCTGCTACAAGTTGTTTCCAGACCTCCAACCCTGGAAGCAGGCGAGAAATAGCTGTACAAAACACGGAGGTTTTCTTGTGTCAGTAACAGACACAAACGAACAGCAGTTCATCGCCAAAG ATGTTTTACAGAATAATGAGACATCGTCTGCTTGGATTGGTGGCCATTCCCTGTATTCAGACGATTGGGTGTGGGATGATTATCAGAGAGAGTTCAACTTCACACAATGGGCAGCTG GTGAACCAGTCTCTACCTCCCGTTGTATCGCAATGCTTGGAGCGTCCGGATTCAATTGGTCGGGCCAGTCGTGTGCAGATCGCAATGTCTTTATTTGTGAAAAACCAG cTCAAGTGCTTTACTGTGACGGCAAAGCAAACATCATACATCTAGAGGGAAATAAACTCACCAGCGTCAGCTTCCCTCCATTTTACGATCCTCTGAGGCCATTCCAGTTTCCTTCCTACGAAAA AAATTTAAACTGTGTTTGGAGAATAATCCCACCAATGGGATACAAAATCGTGATGGAATTCGATTTGTTCTGCAATGATGATTTGAAAGCACTTAGTG GATATTCGTCGTTGGATGACATCACATGCCAAGTGCATTCTGGAAATGTAGAGGTCGATTCAACCTTAATGTTATCTTTCACAACAAATTCCTTCACTAAACCAAGAAGTGAACAGGGATTTCAGTTGAGACTGTTTGCAACAAATGGAAAAG AAAGTTCCTGCGATCCGGCTGGTATCCCCTTGGTGGCCTCGTCAGAAAAACAAATTGTAATATCTCCAGGATTCCCGTATCCACG ATCTTCATCATGTGTGTGGACTATAATGTCCCCGGTAAAGGCATCCAATATATATGTTCAGTTCAAATATCGTTACATCAGCGAAGGAGCAGAACTTCAAATCCAAGACGACG TGTTTACGAGATCCTCAATGTTGGAGGAGAGCAGGGTTTTGATTTACCCGGCAGAAAAGATCGTTGTTAACTACACCAGCAATGTCACGTACCCTGGTCATCACGGATTCTCACTGGACTACTATACGG ATAAAGAAAGCGTGGATATATGTACCCAAAACCTGGTTCCAAAGGTCTTATCTGAATATGGAATCCCAAATCCCAAGGAACAGTTTTTGATTTTCTCCGTAAAAGCGACAAAAGATATAGAAGTAGATCTGCACACAGCAACTGGAGAAGACTATCTTATTACGTCTAATCAGGAGCATTCTGGGTATTCTTACTGTTTACGTAAAACATCGACATCATCCTGTGTTGAAACATACAACGATACAATATCACATTACGGGTTTCAAGATTTATGGGTGACATGGACTGACATACTGAAGGTTGGACGCGGAAGAATACTAGGAGAGCACGTCGTTATGGAATACCGTTTACACATTCCACTAAATGTTAATTCATCATCGATTCAGACCAAGAACGGTACCGGGGTTTGGAAATTCTACGGATTCCTGACCG attttgtGGAAGTCTGTCATACGTCGGAGACCCCTTTGAAGTCTCTCTGGGACTATCATCTACCAGTACAAGGCCAGAACCATCTAACTTTCTCTGTCATGATTTGTGAAAGAGCTCTAATAACTTTCCAAACTCGGGTTGGAAACTCTTATCGGATTTGGCTGGACGCACTTCAGAAAGGCAGTAGTACGTTCATCTCCTGCATCACGAATTACACAAGCGATAGTGGTGTATACCCCTGTATCACTAGTGCATATTCACATCGTGTTTTAAATTGTTCGGAGTTTCGTGAATTTTGGATTTCTTGGGGAAGAAGTGCAGGCCTACAAATTGGAAAGGGTAAAAGCATAGGAACGGATACCATGATTAGCAGTGTCTCTGAAAATTTTACTCCAGTGAAAGAAAGTGCATTCAAGTTTGGTAGCAGCAAAGCTGACACCAGATACATTACATCAGTGTGGCGATTCAGTAAAGCACCGCCTAATCCAG AAAACATCACCATAATTAGGAGCGGAGTCGTACCCTCCCTACAGGAAGTAGAGGGAGCAGAACTTACCATGTCTGTAGATATCAATCTCAGATTTGGGTTTGAAGTGAAGTGGCTCAGAAACGGAACACACGTCACACAGTCTCCTGGACGATTCTTGGTTCATCAAACGTTTATAGACGTGATGAGATGTTCACTCACAATTGTAGAGCTCAAACTACGAGATGAAG CAAATTGGACTGTCGTTATCTCAAACCAACATTCGAAAGCGACCTTGAGTTTTGATATCAAAG TAAAACCAGGAATCCAAATAAAGATCTCGCCACACTACCAAATTGCTGTTCAGAAGGGAACTGCACTAGAACTTGTTTGTAACATAACCAACTTAGGTGATTTACAAGGATTTCCGGTAGATATTTCTTCATTGGTGTGGTTCAAGGATGGCATTAAAATACCAGAAGGTCAGCGTCAAG AAAAAGAAAGGATAACTATGATTACTGACCAATCCTTCCGTCTTCTCCGTATTTATCCGACCGAGGAAAGCGACAAGGGTACCTACTCCTGTACCCACGACAAGTACAAGGTACCCGGAGTGATCAACACAACAGTGGATATATATAACACAG GCCAAATCATTTGCGAGTCAGAAAAAGATGTCTATGGAATTTTATGGCCAACTGCAATTCCAGGAAATCTGATCCAATCGGATTGCCCGGATGCTGGACAGG GAAATGCCAGTAGATTGTGTGATGATTACGGTACATGGAAGAAAACAAGTGTATCGTATTGTACAGACACAGACTTTTCAAATGCTTTGAATGAG GTTCAGGTCCTAGAAAATGACGGTATATCTGATAAAAAGTATATAGAACAAACCTTTGAGAGTTCCTTGCGAAAAACTGAAAATTTAACTGCCTCCAAGACTGTCATTTCATCAGGAAATTTATTGTCTTCCATGGATATAATCAAAACGGTCCTCAAAGTAGCCACACAAAGCAACGCTTCTGTTCCAGAAAGG AACGTCTATGGCATCGTGGACAATGTTGCGTCGTCCGACAACAAAGATTCTTGGAAGCTTGTTGAAGAAGAG ACGTACAGTGGCCCCTCGTCGGTGTTGGACATCATGGATCGCACAAATTCCCTGCTGATAAAAGACGCAAGAGCAAATGAATACAGAGGACAAAATATTG TTGTCAACATAAGCGAAGTGTCACTTCACGAATCCGGAATAAAGTTTCTGGAGAATGACTCCTTCATGGTGCTTCCAGAGcagcaacaacaacagg CGACAAAATTTTCTGCTGTTCTATACAAGACGATGTCTCAGTTTTTACCAACTACTTCCAACACGTCTGG aGAACGGGTTATCAACTCCGTGGTCATGTCACTAACACTGGAAAAATCTTTGCATGACCTTTCACCGCCACTAGAGTTAGTATTTCAGCACAACAAAGGG gaatacaacttggagagttgggcaaacacagacccatgggtataccagaggtgggatcaagtgcccaggagaagtaaacatcccctgtcgaccggtcacatccgccgtgagccctttatcttgatcag CAATGACGGAGGGTGGTCTACGGAAGGGTGTTCTATAAATTCCACACAAGATGGCACTAGTGTGTGTTTGTGCAACCACACCACCAACTTTGCCATTTTGATGAGACCTTATACACCG aCAAAAGAAGATTCTGCCCTTGTCATCATCTCCATCGTCGGCTGTGTTATATCCATGCTCTTTGGTCTTCTGACAATATGTGTCTACGTCATTGTGTGGAA gTCCATCAAAAGTGACCAGAATGTTTTGATCATCTGCCTGTGTGTTTCTCTTTTTCTTGCCTACCTCTTACTGCTTGCTGGAGTCGACAATTCTCAAAATGAG GCTGCATGCGTTGTAGTCACAGCTTTATTGCATTACCTCCTCTTGCTAACCTTCTTTATGATGTTAGGAGTGGGAACAATCTTTTTCATGAATGTCACGGTGTTATTCTATGCAATGCACATCACCAACAAATTCAACTCACGGTCAAGACTAAAGTGGATTCTGGGATTCGCAACAT GTATTCCGCTGGTCATCGTGTTCATTACGTTGGGAAGctgttggaatacaaaataCCATGCAGACACATT TTGCTGGCTGTCAGTCTCATCGGGTGCAATATACGCTTTCATCGCACCTGTTCTCGTCATTTTTGTG CTAAACATTTGTATCATTGTCTCATTGGTACGTGTCATGTTTCTGACAACCAAAATGAAGAATgctgaaattaaagaaaaagcTAG ATATGCCTTACGCAGTGTTTGTACACTCGTTCCTGTTCTTGGGGTCACGTGGGTATTTGGAATTTTTGCCATCAATGAGGATGCTGTAGTGTTCCAGTATATATTCactatctttaattcaatacaG GGTCTCCTGATATTCATCACACATGTGCTGCTGAACGCAAAG ATTAGAAAAGCATTGATAGCAAAATATCCTTGCTTGAAACGAAAACGAAATAAAGGTGCTTACAAAGAGAAGGATCAGGCGAGGGTACCATCTACAACGTCTGAGAACTTCTCCAGTACGACGCAGTCAATGGCATTAGTTCCGTCCAGTTATACAGAATAT CGTGACGAATTAGTGAAAGTCAAAGAacagatgaaaataaaaaataatttgccAAGTCGTAAAATAATGAATCGTAAAGATGGCTGA